In Drosophila santomea strain STO CAGO 1482 chromosome 2L, Prin_Dsan_1.1, whole genome shotgun sequence, a single window of DNA contains:
- the LOC120452983 gene encoding transcription initiation factor TFIID subunit 4, whose amino-acid sequence MSIISIEVPIQPYAGQLLIISDLILPDSASQDANKTKVSTKRKQRASFFDSSSIHKKIIKQLSQGNQADDISMSEKESLLDAFLAALETYMKHVVKKTIDLCEHRTSYHLYNDARCVMKNDMRTTMMFLNDLEMADYGSSDDDAGFYRKRRAENDDKERKVARLESVNDTAMLAIGGRKRPAEAPGPEAAPSGSKGGQVTGPPVQRPFALRFKHLNIRDVLQFMEEDSRYARSNMLFEAYLKYKS is encoded by the coding sequence ATGTCAATTATTTCTATTGAAGTTCCGATACAGCCGTATGCTGGTCAGCTGCTGATCATCAGCGATCTTATTCTGCCGGACTCAGCTTCTCAGGATGCAAACAAGACAAAAGTGTCGACGAAGAGAAAGCAACGAGCCTCCTTCTTTGATAGCAGCAGTATCCACAAAAAgataataaaacaattgtcCCAGGGCAACCAGGCGGACGACATCAGCATGTCGGAGAAAGAATCCCTCCTGGATGCTTTTTTGGCAGCCTTGGAGACCTACATGAAACATGTCGTCAAGAAGACTATCGATTTGTGCGAACATCGGACGAGCTATCACCTGTATAACGACGCACGTTGTGTGATGAAGAACGATATGAGGACCACGATGATGTTCCTCAACGATCTGGAGATGGCCGACTATGGATCCTCGGACGATGATGCCGGGTTTTATCGCAAGCGTCGGGCAGAGAACGACGACAAGGAGAGGAAGGTTGCTCGTCTGGAATCGGTGAATGATACAGCCATGCTAGCCATCGGCGGTCGAAAGCGCCCGGCAGAAGCACCAGGCCCAGAAGCTGCTCCAAGTGGGTCGAAAGGCGGCCAAGTGACCGGTCCCCCCGTTCAGCGACCATTTGCTCTACGGTTCAAGCACCTGAACATCAGGGATGTGCTGCAGTTCATGGAGGAGGATAGTCGCTACGCGCGGTCCAACATGCTCTTCGAAGCTTATTTGAAATACAAGTCATAA
- the LOC120451357 gene encoding probable NOT transcription complex subunit VIP2 codes for MKRHYSKTVDDQQERENSPSPPPPPPYQSPLSSPESLQTPNGYSVLYVDVVKNKPKQELLPSPSPPQPPVPEFSIFREDFPALPVAAATALPSTTSSGVPDDWIAMLSESEQAELAEYRDTVVSSNPHFNLSGNEVFLQPNHVPQKPQEMEFLPHLYGYPSNPVRFLSVSLIFDKQFLLEGVVQRAVNAAHKRATQTYTTIHPPPGFENSKLFARLVTNNTGMPLGGVNFELGSPLYERFWNMETQSPGSAVEGSFGMLGLAKKLGSIHRNPLLFGNNVFHNMNGTTDTIFSGPLQVARLGSHEMSYNLPLNFHVTEKWNLQQPKTEEMQAELLFFFFYTYTGDMMQMLAAAELAERGWRYHKFERIWVIRQADNPNYLYSGFHESGEYNYFNMWQWKILPRHFHLEPGHMERTLSKEELYELYGYHPQMSGA; via the coding sequence ATGAAACGTCATTATTCCAAGACAGTGGATGACCAGCAGGAGAGGGAGAATTCCCCCAGtccgccgcctcctccgcccTACCAATCGCCACTATCATCGCCCGAGTCCTTGCAGACCCCGAACGGATATTCCGTCTTGTACGTCGACGTTGTGAAAAACAAGCCCAAGCAGGAGTTGCTGCCTTCCCCCTCTCCGCCCCAACCACCTGTGCCCGAGTTCAGCATCTTCCGCGAGGACTTTCCGGCTTTGCCAGTAGCAGCCGCCACTGCATTACCATCGACTACGAGTTCTGGGGTTCCCGACGACTGGATCGCCATGTTGAGCGAAAGCGAGCAGGCTGAATTGGCCGAATATCGAGATACAGTCGTGTCCAGCAATCCGCACTTCAACTTAAGCGGCAACGAGGTGTTCCTTCAGCCAAACCACGTTCCGCAGAAGCCCCAGGAGATGGAGTTCCTGCCACATTTGTACGGGTATCCTAGCAATCCGGTTCGTTTTTTGAGTGTGAGCCTGATATTTGACAAGCAATTCCTGCTCGAAGGCGTCGTGCAGAGGGCCGTGAATGCGGCCCACAAGAGGGCCACCCAAACATATACCACAATCCATCCCCCACCCGGCTTCGAGAATTCCAAATTGTTTGCACGCCTAGTAACCAACAACACTGGTATGCCCCTGGGTGGAGTCAACTTCGAGCTGGGTTCACCCCTTTATGAAAGGTTTTGGAATATGGAGACGCAGTCTCCTGGCTCCGCTGTTGAGGGATCCTTCGGGATGTTGGGGCTGGCCAAGAAACTGGGATCGATCCACCGGAATCCGCTTCTATTCGGAAACAATGTTTTCCACAATATGAATGGGACCACGGACACGATCTTTTCCGGGCCACTTCAAGTAGCCCGCTTGGGTTCCCACGAGATGAGCTACAACTTGCCATTGAACTTCCACGTCACTGAAAAGTGGAACCTACAGCAGCCCAAAACCGAGGAAATGCAGGCGGAGCTTCTATTTTTCTTCTTCTACACATACACTGGCGACATGATGCAGATGCTCGCGGCTGCGGAACTGGCGGAACGTGGCTGGCGCTATCACAAGTTTGAGCGCATCTGGGTCATACGGCAGGCGGACAATCCCAACTACTTGTACAGCGGATTCCATGAGTCCGGGGAGTACAATTACTTCAACATGTGGCAGTGGAAGATCCTGCCCCGGCACTTTCATCTGGAGCCCGGGCACATGGAGCGCACTCTATCCAAGGAAGAGCTCTACGAGCTCTACGGATACCATCCCCAGATGTCGGGCGCATAG